The stretch of DNA ACTTTTTTTAAATGAAATAAAGGTTTAGTCGAGCTATTTTTAGATTTTAGACCCTACTAAGCTGTTATAGGGGCTAGAATCTAAAAGCAAAGCGGTCTAGTACCTAAGATCGGAATATAGGTTTTAGCTTAAACGCTACTTTACAAGTATTCTTTATCTGTTTAGCTATTAGCTCACTTCGTTCGTGAGGTCGCTACGCTTAGTTCGTTCCTCATGAGCGGGCTTTGCCTTTGTAGCTTTAGCTACAAGCTTACATCGTTCACTTCGTTCATACTTATAGTTCGCTTTGCTCGTGAGCACTTCATTTTATAGTTTGTCCTGTACATAGGTTTTTATTATAAAAAAAAATGAGCAGCAATATTTTTGAGGCTTTACCTTGTTAATTTTCCATAAGGAATTGGGCATATTTATAATCCATCAAATTATCAATATCGATAGAACGTTCATTGGGCATTTTGTACCCTCCCCAAGGCATCATAAAATAAGTTCTTTCTTTCAAAAACGCTGCTATATTAATCCATGTTACCGCCCCATTAAGTCGATAAGTTGTTGGTAGTTCTTGAGATTTTTTTTTGAGATACTTAGGATGTATTGCCTCTATATTATTTTCGTTTACGTAAACGGATCTTAGGGCACTGTGCTCTGTTGGGGTTACAGACATAACCGCATTAAAATCATTTTCATTATACAATTGATAGGATTTTTTTAAATCATCAGCAATTGTTAAAGGGGCAGTAATCAACAAAATACAGCAAGAGTCATAATTCTTATAATTAGGAAATCGTTCTAAAAAATCAAGCAGAACATCTACAATTCCATAAGGATCATGTGCTAGATGCTCTGCTCTATCATAAGGAACGTTAGCGCCATATTTTTGGGCAACAGCTTGAATTTCTTTTGTTTCAGAAGAAACAATAATATCATTGGGCGCAAACAAATGAGATGTTTGCGCATTGTTGATGGCATAATAAATCATTTCCTTTCCTGCTAAGGGCAAAATATTCTTCTTTTTTAGACGAGTAGAAGCTGCCTTAGCAGGAATGAAACAAAAAGATTTTTTAGATGTTGTCATAGGTAATTGCCGTTCCTTTTGGAATATCTGTCGTTAATTCTTTCCCAATAAAAAAGTCAAATTCTGCACTCGTAACTCCTACACCAGGACGTTTAAACTCAAAGTCTTCAACGTTTATCACATCTCCTTTCTTTAAATCGACTAAAGCATAAGGAGAGCGACGGCCAAGTTTACGTTTTTCTCTAACATGAGAAGGAATGGTACGACGATAGCTCCCCATCGCAGTTTCAACATCTCTAATCGATTCAACAAAACGTTTAGCATCTTCCTTTTCTAAAGAAAAAGAGTGCTCACAACTTTTGGTTGTTCGATCTAAAGTAATCGTTTTTTCGATCATATCTGCTCCCAAAGCAACTGCTGCTATATCCATATCCCAACCTGGAGAATGGTCGCTAAAAGCGATAGAGTAATTAGGAAACATATTTTTAAGCGTTGTAATCATACGAAGATGCACACTCTCCAACTTTGTTGGATAGCCTGACGGGCACATATGAATAATAATATTCGTACAACCAGCTTCTTCTGCTTCTATTACTGCACGCTCAATTTCCCAAATATCAGCATTACCAGTATCCAATTGAATACTTACATTTTTACTAGCACAATACTTAATAAACTCCAAATCATTGACATCGCCCGAATTGATTTTAATACTATCTATTCCCAACTCGTCAATAATAAAGTCTACCTCATCTTTGTACGTTGCAGTAGTAAACATCGTCAAACCAAGACTATCACAATAAGCCTTCAATTCTTTCCACTCTTCTTTTTCTAATTCCCTACGCTTTAGTACATCGTATAATGGTTCCGTAAATTCGATAAACTCTTCCTTACCATCTGCATCATATTGTAGGTATTTATAACTAAATAGAACATCCTTTTTAGCCATTAATCGATCGGCATATAACAATTGATACTTAACTGCATTCGCTCCTGCTTCCTTAGCCATTTTGGCCAATTCTTTTGCACTATCTATCCCTGAATGTGTTGGTCCTGCTTCTAAAACAATATAAGTCCCATTTTGGGATTGATCAATTACTATATTTTCAATTGTTGCTTTCATATCTTTCTTAAAATTTATTTTTGATGAAACTAATGGTTCAATACCTGTGCAATAACAAAGTCTTGTTCCTCATCTGTTAACGTAGGATACATCGGAAGACTGATGCATTGCTCATAATAAGCTTCTGCTGCTGGTAGATTCCATTTAGTTTCGTTTCTATTTTTGTAATAAGGTAATGTATGAACGGGGATATAGTGAATTTGAGCATAGATTCCAACCGCTCTAAGTCGATCATAAAGCTCTTTCCTGTCTTTGACCAAAACAATGTACAAATGATAGGCATGTCCCCCATCCACAGGATGCTCTAAATGTTTTACAGCCCCTTCAAAGGCCTCATCATAACGTTTGGCAATTTGTCTACGTCGAGCCAATCCTGTTTCTGCCCGTTGCAACTGAGAAAGCCCTAACGCACATAAGACATCAGGAATACGATAATTAAAACCCAACATTTGCATTTCATAATACCATCCACCATGGTTTTCTTCCAACACGTCTGGATTTTTGGTTATCCCATGCGTTCTCAACATCAATAACTTTTCATACAATGCTTTATCATTGGTAGTAATCATTCCTCCTTCTCCACAAGCAATATGTTTTACAGGATGAAAAGAAAAAATGGCTAAATCAGCATACACTCCATTGCCACAAAACTGTTTTTTACCTTGACTATCGGTAAAAAAACCACCTGGTGCATGGCAAGCATCTTCAATAATCCAAAGATTATGTTCAATAGCAAGTGCCTTGAGCGCTTCCAAATCCACAGCATAACCTGCAAAATCTACAGGAATAATTCCTTGATAGGTTCCCTTTGGCGCATTCTCCAAGAGCTGCCTTACCGATTCAATATCTATGGTCGCTGTTTTGGGATCTATATCGGCAAAACTTACCTTCCCTCCACAGTAACGCACACAGTTGGCAGAAGCAGCAAATGTAATTGGTGTTGTGATTATATTAGACATTTCATTGACCCCTAAGGCCAAAGTGCACAAATGCAATGCTGCGGTTCCATTAGCCACAGCCACCGCATATTTTGCCCCCACATAATCCGCAAAAGCAGCCTCAAATTCATCAATCTTGGGTCCCTGAGTTAGATAAGGGTGTTGCAAGGTTTCTATAACAGCATCTATATCCGCTTGTGTTATATGCTGACGTCCATATGGAATATTTCTATTCTGCATAAATGATAGGATAATCTAATTACGAAAAAACTTCTATATCAACGAGAAAAACATCTTAAACTGAAAAATCAGGATCTACATGTTCTGTAATTAAGTTTCTGATTTCTTCTACCGTCAACCATTCTGAATTGGTTCCAGAATTATACTTAAAACCAGGCTCAACATCTTTGGCATTAAAATGCTTCATATAATCTTCTTTATTCCAAATAGGAACTTGCGGCAAGATGGCGTAGTATTTTCCTAAATCAACGGTCGTGTAAGAATCCGCAGACGTAATCATTTCTTCGTGAATTTTTTCACCAGGTCGAATGCCGACTACCTTTTGTTCTGCATTAGGAGCAATTGCTGTTGCAACATCTGTAATGCGATAAGAAGGGATCTTGGGTACAAAAATTTCACCACCCCAAGCATTATTAATGGCATCAATGACCATCTCTACGCCCTCTATCAACGAAATGTTAAATCGAGTCATTCGAGTATCAGTGATTGGCAAGGTGCCCTCGTTTTGTTTCTTCATAAAAAATGGAATAACAGAACCACGAGATCCCATTACATTACCATAACGAACAACCGAAAAACTTAAATCCCTACGTCCCTTCATGTTATTGGCTGCAATAAACAACTTATCTGAGCACAATTTAGTTGCTCCATACAAATTGATTGGAGCAGCAGCCTTATCTGTAGATAAAGCAACCACCTTTTTGATGTTGCAAGATAAAGCAGCTTGGATGACATTATAAGCACCATTTACATTGGTCTTAATACATTCCATTGGATTGTATTCAGCCGTTGGCACCTGTTTTAATGCCGCAGCATGTACAATAATATCAATTCCTTCACAAGCTCTCTTAAATCGATCTTCATCTCTAATATCCCCAATAAAATAACGCATAAAAGGGTACTTCTGAGTTGAGAAGGTCTGCGCCATTTCAAATTGTTTTAGTTCATCTCTAGAATAAACAACAACTCGTTTTACATCTGGGTAACGCTCTATTACTGTTTGTATAAATTTTTTTCCAAAAGAGCCCGTTCCTCCTGTCACTAATAAAGCTTTTCCATTCAAATCCATAATACTTAAGTATAATTATCTTGTTTTTTTAATTAAATAATTTAGGGCAAAACTCAACCCCATTCAAATACTGACTACTGAGCTACATCGTCTTTTTACAACTGAACTTGATGTACAAACCAAATAATCAGTAGAGTGGCATTGTTTATTTTTCCTTAAAAATAATATGTTGCATCATTTGTAATTATGAGGAATAAGCGATCACTATTTATTAGAATATAGGCTAACAAAAATAGACATTTGTGCATAAAAGTGAAGTAATCTATCCAAAAAGAAGCAAATATTTAAGTAACTAAGCTTATTCCTTTTTGCTTCTTATTTACCTTTTGCCCTTAAAAAGGGCTCAGAAATATGCCTTTCAAATTATAAATGCCCACAATTAATTTTTCAATTTTTCAAACTCCTCTACAGAGTAAATATTAGAGAGTCGAGTCACTTCAGTGCTTTCTTCTCCTGCTATTTTCTCTTCTGTATAAACCAAACCTAAACCTTTAGCATAAACCTCTACAACTGCTCGCTTTTGTTTCCAAAAACCACCTTCCTTTCGATTTTCAATATCGTACAAATCCATAGAAGTAAACGTTATTGCGTCTACTTCTTTCTCTTGATAAGTATAACGAATAAATTGATTAAATTTACGGTCACGAATTAATTTTACGGTCAAAAAATCTGGTGGCAATTTCATTTCACAAACAAAACGATAAGCCATAACAGAATCTAAAGAGGCCGAAAATGGAAATACTACATTTTGGCTTACCTCATTGGAGTATTCTTGAACCGCCTGTGTTGTGCTATCTTGAATTAAAAACTTATATTCTTGAGTAATTACCCCATCCTTAATGATCCATTCCTTAATATATTGGTTCTGCTCGAAGTTAGGACCATAACGTTTCCAGATCAAGTATTGTTCTCCATTGGTCCCCTGTTCACTCTTTAGATGCCAATAATGTGATAAATAAACCTCCTCCTCATGTACCACAACATATTCGTATACCTTGCCTTTGGTTAAAGTTTCTAGCGGAAAATAAAAGTCCTTGATATAGACATGGTTACTGTCTACTGTTGGTGTTTCATCAGTGGGATTTTTTTCTTCTGGATTGGGGTTAGTACAACTAGATATGGATATAAAAAATAAAAAAATGAGTAGAAATTTCATCGAACAATAATTATGAATCAGCAATATATTTTTTCCAAAACTAGAATTAAAGTGCCAAAAAGGCAATAAAAAAAAGCACTAATTGCCAATATGACATATATAATACAGATGGAATAAAATGTGTTAGCAAAATTAAATGCTATATTTGCTAGACTAAGAAGTTGTTTAAGAACTTCTAATCAAAGAAGTCTGCCTCAAAACGTAGAAAAAGATATTTTGACTTCAACATTTTGAATTTCAAGAAGAAGATTATTCATTTTAAGTGATTGAAAGCTACCCTTGCCAATCGCTTCATAAACTAAAGAAAACATGTTTGGTTTTTTAAAGAAACTATTTGGTAATAAATACGATCGTGACATCAAAAGCATCATGCCTATTATAGATAAAATAAAGGACGAATATGCTAATTTGGCTAACGTCTCTAATGATGTTCTACGAAATAAAACGCTAGATTTTAGAAATCGTATTGCCGACTATCTTAAAGCCATTGACGAGGAAATTGCTGCTATCCAAGTAGATGTAGATGCCACAGAGGATGTCCTTAAAAAGCAAAGCTTATTTGCTGAAATTGATAAATTAAAAAAAGAAAGAGACGAGGAAATAGAAGGGGTTCTCAATGAAATTCTTCCTGAAGCTTTTGCTGTAGTAAAAGAAACTGCTCGCCGTTTTGCTCAAAATGAGACCTTGGAGGTAACTGCCACGGATTTTGACCGAGAATTAGCCGCTAAACAAGCGAGTAGTGAGCATCCTTTTGTTGTTATCGATGGGGACAAAGCGATTTGGAAAAATTCTTGGATGGCTGCGGGTAACTTGGTTACTTGGAATATGGTTCACTACGATGTTCAATTAATTGGTGGTATTGTTTTGCATCAAGGTAAGATTGCTGAGATGGCAACTGGTGAGGGTAAAACCTTAGTTTCTACACTTCCTGCTTATCTCAATGGTTTGGCAGGCGAAGGTGTTCACTTAATTACGGTAAATGATTACCTAGCCAAACGTGATGCCGAGTGGATGGCTCCAATTCACAATTTCTTATTATTGACCGTAGACTGTATCGACAAATATAGACCGCATTCTCCTGAGCGTAAAGCTGCTTATCGTGCCGATATTACTTATGGTACCAACAATGAGTTTGGTTTTGATTATTTGCGTGATAACATGTCACACAAACCCGACGAAATAGTACAGCGCAAGTTTCATTTCACGATGATTGATGAGGTAGATTCGGTCTTAATTGATGACGCTCGTACTCCTTTAATTATATCAGGTCCGACCGCTCAAGATAACCGTGCAGAGTTATTTACAAATCTAAAACCTGCCGTTCAACAACTAGAAGCCGTTCAACGAAAATTAGTGGGTGAGTTGTTGCGTGAAGCCAAAAAATTAATTGCGGAAGGAAATACTAGCGCTGAAGAAGGCGGTGGTGGATTGGCTCTTTTCCGTGCTTATCGTGGATTGCCCAAGCACCGTGCATTGATTAAATATTTGAGTGAACCTGGGATTATGTTAATCATGCAGAAGACTGAGAACTTCTACATGGCAGAGCAATCTAAACACATGCCTAAGGCTGATGCACCACTCTATTTTGTTATTGAAGAAAAAAATAGAAGTGTAGAACTAACCGACAATGGTCGTATGTTATTGGGCAAGGGTGCTGGAGACAATAGCCTATTTATAATGGATGATATTGGTGGCATTTTGGCTGATATTGACAAACAAACAGAACTAAGTCAAGAGGAGATTGTTAACCGTAAGGATGAAGCGTTGTTGGCTTTTCAAGCTAAAAATGAGCGCTTGCATGCCCTCCGTCAATTGTTAAAGGCTTATACTTTGTTCCATAGAGAGGATGAGTATGTTGTCATGAACAATGAGGTAAAAATTGTAGATGAGCAAACTGGACGTATTATGGATGGTCGCCGTTTTTCGGATGGCTTGCACCAAGCGCTAGAGGCTAAAGAGAGTGTTAAAATCGAAAAGACAACACAAACTTATGCTACTATTACCTTACAGAACTTTTTCCGTATGTACCACAAATTAGCGGGTATGACGGGTACTGCCGAAACAGAAGCGCAAGAGCTTTGGAATATTTACAAATTGGATGTTGTTGTGATTCCTACCAACAAACCAATTGTAAGAGATGATAGAAATGACTTGGTTTATAAAACGGAGCGAGAAAAGATCAACGCAATTATCAATGATGTTGTAGAGTTAACCAAAAAGGGGCAACCTGTATTAGTGGGTACCACTTCTGTTCAACAGTCTGAAATGTTGAGTCGTCTATTACAATTGCGTAAGATTGAACACAATGTTTTAAATGCAAAGCAGCATGCTCGTGAGGCAGATGTTGTTGCAGAAGCAGGTAGACCTGGACAGGTTACCATTGCAACCAACATGGCTGGTCGTGGTACGGATATTAAAATTTCGGATGAAGTTAAAAAAGCAGGTGGTTTAGCAATTATTGGTACAGAACGTCATGATTCTAGACGGGTAGATAGACAATTGCGTGGTCGTGCTGGTCGTCAAGGAGATGTAGGTATGTCTCAATTTTATGTTTCTTTAGAGGACAAATTAATGCGTTTGTTTGGATCTGAACGAATCTCTAAATTAATGGACTCGATGGGGCACCAAGAAGGGGAAGCATTGCAACACAAAATGATTACCAATGCGATTGAACGTGCTCAAAAAAGAATTGAAGAAAATAACTTTGGTGTTCGAAAGCGTTTGTTGGAATACGATGACGTAATGAATATCCAACGTGAATCTATTTATAAAAAGCGTAACAATGCTTTGTATGGTGAACGTTTGGCCATTGATTTGAACGATATGTTTGATCAAGTAGCGGTTTCATTGGTTTCTGCACACAAAGCTACCAACGATTATACGGCCTTTACGCAAGATGTTATCCGTTATTATGGTATTGAAACCAATATCACAAAAGACGAGTTTGTTAAAGAAAATGTCTTGGATAAATTGATGGATAGATTGTACAATCAAGCTGCTAGGGTGTACAAATCTAAGTTTGACGATATTGCTCAACGTTTGATGCCTATTATCAATAGAGTTTATAACGATCCCAACACCAATTATTTAAAAATAGGAATTCCTTTTACAGATGGAACTAAAGGAATGGAAATTGGTGCGGACTTAAAAGAAGCAATGGCCTCAAATGGTCAATCATTGGTTAATGATATCGAAAAATCGATTACGCTTGGTTTGATTGATAATGCATGGAAAGAGCATCTTCGTGATTTGGATGAATTAAAAGATCAAACTCAATCTGCTTCTTTTGAACAAAAAGATCCTTTGGTTATTTACAAAATCCAAGCTTCTAAACTATATGAATTGTTCTTAGATAGAATTAGTAAAGAGATTACTAGTTTCTTGTTCAAAGGAGGAATTCCTATCCATGAATCTGAAGATATTCACGAAGCGCAAGAAGTTGAAACAACCAATGAGGAATTACAAACCAATATTGAAGCGCAAAAGCAAGCCGAAGAAATGCAACGCCAAGCCGCTAAAAATGCTGGTGGTACACAAACAATCGAAAAACCAAAGACCTTTAAGCGAGATGAGGCGAAAGTTAAACGCAACGATCCTTGTCCTTGTGGTAGTGGCAAGAAATTTAAACAGTGCCATGGTAAAAAATAAAGCGCTTACGGTAAGATAAAATACAAGCATGAGTCATCTCTTAAGTGAGATGACTCATTTTTTTTTGTTTATAGCCAACTTAGTATTGTTTTAACACCTCAAATTCATCTTGTGCTAAGACCCATTCCTTATTTTGGAACAACCATTTTTCTTGGTAAATTTTTCCTTCGCCTATATTCATCGACCAATTCGAAGATAGTTGTGCGGTATTAGGAGTTAGCAGCTCAAAGGTTGGATTATGATAAATTAAATTCTTAGCTCCATTGTTTATCAATCCCTTCCAAAAACCTTGAATGGCCTCTTTATCGCTTAAATTAGCAAAAGGAACAGCATTCATAATAGCGTTTTGAGTATATCCAGCTCCACAACTTGCGCTATTTTGTTGATTGAACCCCTTGATCCAATTTATAGAACGATGAATAAACGTTTCTAATAGTACATGTGCAGCAATTGGATCGGTTGTATTTTCTTTTGGTTCCTTAAATTGTTCTAATACCTCAAAATCATCCAAGGTTAATTTCCATTTTCCTGCTTTCTTTTCCCATTTCTCCTGATAAATTTTTCCATACCCAATATCCATTGACCAATCCGCAGATAAAAAACTAGTAGAGTCGTTAGCTACTTCTATTTTTACATTGGTATAAATCAAATTTGCTGCCCCTGAATGAATCAATGATTGCCAAAAATTGGTAATTTCTTCTTTTCCTTTCTTTCTTCCCAAAGGTATAGCATTTAGGATTGCATCATTGGCATAGCCTTCCACACAACCCGCTATATTTCCTTTATTAAATGCATTGATCCAGACTTTACTAGCCTCTAAAACTTCCAATGCGACTTGATGGTGTGCAGTAGGGCTATGTTCTTGATAAGCCTGCACATTTAAGGCTTTTTCTTCTACTCTTAAATTAGACTGACAAGCCATTAAATTCAACAGAATCCCTAAAATTGTAGTGCCAATTATTGTTCTCATTTTTTTCATTGTTTTTAATAAAAATTGTGTTCCACACAAAGAAAATGAGAATCAGGCAGCCCAACCTGTGACTTTTGGCACAAGTCCAATGATTTATTGGATGAGCCTAATTTCCTTTTGACCTAATTTGATTTTTCCATGCTGTTCTAGCTTTTTTAACAATCTAGAAACTACCTCTCTAGTTGTGCCCAGTTCTTTAGCAATTTGCTGGTGAGATTTGTTTAAAATATGCTTCTTTGATTCTGAAACGATATATTCAAACAAGCGATCTTTTAACGGTTTAAAAGCTAATTTTGAATAACTTTCTAAGAGTACTTTATAGCTTTCTTTATAGGTATGAATGGTAAAGTCATTCCACGATTTGTATTTTAGGTTCCAATCTCTAACAAATCGCACAGGAATATTGAGGATGGTACAATCTCTTTCTACAATAGCATTAACATTGCTTTTGCAATCTTCAAAACAGGCAGACAAAGACAAAGTACAGGTTTCCATATCATTCAAATAATAAATTAGAATTTCTCGATCTTCATTTTCCTGATATACTCGAACTTTTCCGCTCAGTACAATCTTTAACACCTTGATAAATTGAGCATCTTTAATAATCAACTCTCCTTTCTTATGATTTGTTATCGTTGACTTTTCACGAAGTTCAATTTTAAGTGCCTCCTCCGTAATTGGTAGTTTATTGATAAAGGTATTTAACATCTTTTTTTCTTTATGACTAAAAACATCACCATGAACATAAAAAGAAAATAATAGTTTTCTGCAAGTAGTATAAAGAGTTTGTTTTTAAACAAAATTACAATAGGGGTTACATTAGATAATGCTAAAATCCTCGTTTTATCAATGTCTTAGGCAACAACCGAATGCCTTCTGTTGTAATACCATGCACCCTATAAACTCCTGCTGGCAAATCTTGAATAGAGAAGCTCGTAATTGTTGTTGCATCTGTTATTTGCTTCACCAGTCGTCCTGTCAAATCAACCACCTCAAGTTGAGTAATCATACTTGGTGCATTGACATAAACAGCTGCGCCATTGGTAGGATTAGGAAACAGTTCCATCGATTCTGTTAATATAGTTCCCTCGTTTAAAACTCCTAACACAGCAGTATTCTTTTTAAAAACAGTGGCATTAGATCCACTAATAAAAGGAATACCACTAGGTGTTATATCCATTTCAAAAAAACCAACTACTTGCCCAATTAAATGAGGTGGTGTATCATCAACCCAAGTAAGCCCACCATCTGTTGTTTTAAAAATAGCAGGTCTTTGTGTACAAGATCCTCCGCCACAATACAATCCCCCAATAACATAACCATTATTGTCATCTGCAAAACAAAAGCCCCTCATTTGTATAGAATCAATCTGTTTAGTCATTGTAAAAGTAGCTCCTCCATCTGTTGTTTTTGAAATAAAGCTTTCATTATTCAGCCCCTTGCTTATTATATGTCCTTCATTCATAGATCTAAAGTCAATTCCCGATATACCATAATGATAAATAGACGTCCAACTAAGACCACCATCTGTTGTTTTTAATAACTCATCCGCTGTATTTATTAAATAACCATTGTTTGTATCTAAAAAGCAAATATCATAAACCGTCCTAGCACTAGGCAAAGAGAGATTTGTCCAAGTTTGCCCACCATCTATTGTTTTGAGAAAAACACCATCCTCCCCTCCAACATAACCTATATTAGACGTTGTCCATTGCATCGCATAACAATTAATCGTATCATGTAAGGTAGTCCAGCTAAGTCCACCATCTGTTGTTTTTAAAACTTCTCCTAAGCCTATGTTTTCATCTTCAAACTGTATAGAAAGTATCCAGTTTGGAGAACCAATAGGGACAGCATTCCAATTGAGTCCTCCATCAATAGTTTTAACTAACGACCCACCATAACCACCAGCATAAACCACATTTTCGGAAACAACATCTATTGCATAAAGATGATATATAGCAGGTGTTGATGTACCAACCCACTGTGCCGTTCCTATAGTAGACCAAAAAATTCCGAATAACAAACAGTACATTTTTATATTCCAATGCATAATTTTTCTTTTTGATGTGTAAAAATAATTTCATTTTAAAATAGACCACATATTATTATTTACAAAATACTTTACACACCAAACATAGAGCCTATTATATATACAAGCTTTTACTAATCAAACAAAAATCAAGCTTTTAATAGATTATTCAGAATGGATTATCCAATTGATCTAACAATAATTTTCATACTCTCTTAATAAGCACTATAACAGACTGCCTAATTCATCAGCACTCCTTTAGTCCTTCTCTACCCAAGTTTTACAAGTGAGGCTTACTTTAGAAACAAAAAAAATAAACCACTCATTTACAACCACTTAAAAGCAATCTAAAAAAGTTTTTCAAGTTCGCTATAAAAGACTGGCATTCTTTTGGAATAGTAACGGTTAGAAATATCCATTCCCAAAGAAAAATAGACTAGTTATGAGAAATTATGATTTTGAATCTAAAAAAGAAGAAGAAAACAAAAAACGAGGTTTAATCATTACCTTTTTTGTACACGCTGTTGTTCTTTGCTTAGCAGTATTTCCGCTTATGGGTGCTATTCAAGATGTTGATTTAGCAAAAAATACGGTAGAATTTGCAGATCTAGATAATATCGAAATAGAAGAACCTGAGGTAAAGTTCGTTGATAATGT from Aureispira anguillae encodes:
- a CDS encoding Crp/Fnr family transcriptional regulator, whose protein sequence is MLNTFINKLPITEEALKIELREKSTITNHKKGELIIKDAQFIKVLKIVLSGKVRVYQENEDREILIYYLNDMETCTLSLSACFEDCKSNVNAIVERDCTILNIPVRFVRDWNLKYKSWNDFTIHTYKESYKVLLESYSKLAFKPLKDRLFEYIVSESKKHILNKSHQQIAKELGTTREVVSRLLKKLEQHGKIKLGQKEIRLIQ
- a CDS encoding YCF48-related protein, translating into MHWNIKMYCLLFGIFWSTIGTAQWVGTSTPAIYHLYAIDVVSENVVYAGGYGGSLVKTIDGGLNWNAVPIGSPNWILSIQFEDENIGLGEVLKTTDGGLSWTTLHDTINCYAMQWTTSNIGYVGGEDGVFLKTIDGGQTWTNLSLPSARTVYDICFLDTNNGYLINTADELLKTTDGGLSWTSIYHYGISGIDFRSMNEGHIISKGLNNESFISKTTDGGATFTMTKQIDSIQMRGFCFADDNNGYVIGGLYCGGGSCTQRPAIFKTTDGGLTWVDDTPPHLIGQVVGFFEMDITPSGIPFISGSNATVFKKNTAVLGVLNEGTILTESMELFPNPTNGAAVYVNAPSMITQLEVVDLTGRLVKQITDATTITSFSIQDLPAGVYRVHGITTEGIRLLPKTLIKRGF